Proteins encoded by one window of Astatotilapia calliptera chromosome 13, fAstCal1.2, whole genome shotgun sequence:
- the bmp5 gene encoding bone morphogenetic protein 5 — MTALTPLNRAVLGLAWSCLSFLSCVHCVLSDNHVHSSFIYRRLRNHERREIQREILSILGLPHRPRPFSPGKQASSAPLFMLDLYNAMAVDEEEGVQESAGKSFSAKAQGHSRKSYYNPQHAGYSRVAQPYRAAPLVGHSPALTTAQDTNFLNDADMVMSFVNLVEKDKDFSHQRRHYKEFRFDLTQIPDGEAVTAAEFRIYKDRSHARYDNITLKVTIYQVIKEYQNKDAETFLLDSKKVQASDGGWLVFDITATSNHWVMNPQQNLGLQLCVETVDGRSINMKSAGIIGRNGPQSKQPFLVAFFKASGVLLRSVRAAGGKKKNHNRNKLNNQQQSSKAPKTGDYNTSEQKQACKKHELYVSFRDLGWQDWIIAPEGYAAFYCDGECSFPLNAHMNATNHAIVQTLVHLMFPDNVPKPCCAPTKLNAISVLYFDDSSNVILKKYRNMVVRSCGCH; from the exons ATGACAGCGCTTACACCTTTGAACCGTGCCGTACTTGGACTTGCGTGGAGCTGTTTGAGTTTCCTGTCGTGCGTGCATTGCGTTTTAAGTGACAATCATGTGCActccagttttatttacaggagGTTGCGCAATCACGAGCGCAGGGAGATACAGAGAGAGATCCTCTCCATCCTGGGCTTGCCTCACCGTCCCAGGCCCTTCTCTCCCGGGAAGCAGGCGTCCTCCGCGCCGCTGTTCATGCTAGACCTGTACAACGCCATGGCCGTGGATGAGGAGGAGGGCGTGCAGGAGAGCGCAGGGAAGAGCTTTAGTGCCAAGGCTCAAGGGCACTCTAGGAAAAGTTACTACAACCCCCAGCATGCCGGCTACTCCCGTGTGGCACAGCCTTACCGAGCGGCCCCTCTCGTAGGCCACAGCCCCGCACTCACCACAGCGCAAGACACCAACTTTCTCAATGACGCCGACATGGTTATGAGTTTTGTCAATTTGG tggaGAAAGATAAAGATTTTTCTCACCAACGAAGACACTACAAGGAGTTCCGTTTTGATCTGACTCAAATACCGGACGGGGAGGCAGTGACTGCAGCTGAGTTTAGGATCTATAAGGACCGTAGTCATGCCCGCTACGACAATATTACCCTGAAGGTGACCATATATCAAGTCATCAAAGAGTATCAAAACAA AGATGCAGAGACGTTCTTACTTGACTCCAAAAAGGTCCAGGCATCTGATGGAGGCTGGCTAGTGTTTGACATAACAGCTACCAGTAACCACTGGGTGATGAATCCACAGCAGAACCTGGGCCTGCAACTCTGTGTGGAAACTGTAGATG gacgAAGTATAAACATGAAATCTGCTGGAATCATCGGGAGGAACGGGCCCCAGTCCAAACAGCCGTTCCTGGTTGCTTTCTTCAAGGCCAGCGGGGTGTTGCTTCGCTCAGTCAGAGCTGctggtgggaaaaaaaagaaccacaATCGCAATAAATTGAATAATCAACAACAATCCTCAAAGGCACCAAAAACTGGAG ATTATAACACCAGTGAACAGAAGCAAGCCTGTAAGAAGCACGAGCTTTATGTCAGCTTTCGGGACTTGGGTTGGCAG GATTGGATCATTGCACCGGAGGGCTATGCTGCTTTTTACTGTGATGGCGAGTGCTCGTTTCCACTCAACGCACACATGAATGCAACAAATCATGCTATTGTGCAAACTCTG GTCCACTTAATGTTTCCTGACAATGTGCCAAAACCATGCTGCGCCCCAACCAAGCTCAATGCAATATCAGTACTTTACTTTGATGACAGCTCAAATGTTATCCTGAAGAAATATAGAAATATGGTAGTTAGGTCTTGTGGGTGCCATTAA